The genomic region TTGAATATGAGCGGATTCCGGTTGAAGGAAACCGCTGTGATATTGTCGCTCGGGTGCGTGGAAAAACCCGTGAAAACAGCATCATCTTTACCGGACACATGGACGTTGTACCGGTTTCTGACGAAGAGCGAAGGCGATGGAACTTTGATCCGTTCGGTGCTGAAATACGAGATGGTGTTTTGTACGGCCGCGGCAGCAGCGATATGAAAAGCGGACTGACTGCTGCGCTTTATGCAATGGCTGTTTTGCAGCGGCACGGTATTGTCCCCCCTACCGATATTATCTTTGCCGCGACAATCGACGAAGAAAACTACATGAAAGGTTCGAAACGGCTTTTATACTCTCCGTTGTTTGACGGAGCCCGCTCGCTGGTGGTGTGCGAACCGACCGATTTAAAGCTGTGTATAAAAGGAAAGGGTCGTACATGGGCAGATGTTTGTGTGAAGGGTAAAACTGCGCACGGTTCACAAGTCGGCGCTGGAGATAATGCGATTTACACGGCAATCAATTTAATAGAAAAGATTAAGCGTACGGAGTTAACGGGTTATTCTTCCGCGGAGAACGGTGAGTCTTTTTGGCGGACGCTGGCAATACAGGCGGGCGTAGAACCTCAGGTAGTTCCCGACACTTGTGTCTTTACCGTGGATGCTCGGCTCGCCGTCGGGCATCCCATCGATGCAGTATGGGCTCAGTTGGACGAACTGATTGCCGCATTGCACCAAGAAGTTCCTACCGCCCAAGTGTCGTATACCGTTATCGATAGGCGCCCCTCGTGGACTACAGCAGAAAGCGATCCGTTGGTGCGGCGATGTAAAACGGCATTGGAAGCCGTCGGTCTTCCGTATATTCCGGATATCTTTGCAGGTTCTACCGACGGCAGCGTATTGGTAAAGCAGGGGCTCATACCCGTGATTATCGGCCCCCGGGCGACCTTGCCGTTGTCCACCGCGAAAACGAGCATATTAAACTTCCTCAAGTTTATCAGGCGGCACGGTTGTATCTGTCAATGATGCTTACTTTTTGAAAATATACGGCGCATCTGCGTTGTCTATTTTCAAAAACGTTGGCTTAAAAATATACGGCACATCTGTGGTTTCGTGCCTGCGGGAATAGGGGCAGTGGTTGAATGGCAATTAAAAACCCTCTAAAAACTTGAGTTTTTTAGAGGGCTCGTTCAATGTCTTTAGCGCTGTACGGTTATCCGTTACGGGCAACTGTGCGTGATTTGTTGTTTTACAGTATCAGTTACTTTAATGCTTTGTGGCAGAACCACCAGTCGAAGCCTTCATATTCTTTGAGCCGCTTTTCGGCAGCTTTTACGTTTGAAGGTGGAGGAACAATTGCATGGTCTTTAATCAGACTGTTTTCAGGCCAGTTAGCAGGCAGCGCGACATCTTCTTTGTCGGAAATC from Treponema vincentii harbors:
- a CDS encoding M20 family metallopeptidase, producing MQNSFDYIDDDELRAFFAGAVKIPSINPPGNEAPMVQYIENFLQANKIEYERIPVEGNRCDIVARVRGKTRENSIIFTGHMDVVPVSDEERRRWNFDPFGAEIRDGVLYGRGSSDMKSGLTAALYAMAVLQRHGIVPPTDIIFAATIDEENYMKGSKRLLYSPLFDGARSLVVCEPTDLKLCIKGKGRTWADVCVKGKTAHGSQVGAGDNAIYTAINLIEKIKRTELTGYSSAENGESFWRTLAIQAGVEPQVVPDTCVFTVDARLAVGHPIDAVWAQLDELIAALHQEVPTAQVSYTVIDRRPSWTTAESDPLVRRCKTALEAVGLPYIPDIFAGSTDGSVLVKQGLIPVIIGPRATLPLSTAKTSILNFLKFIRRHGCICQ